One window of Microcoleus vaginatus PCC 9802 genomic DNA carries:
- a CDS encoding DUF4346 domain-containing protein, translated as MSQTLENLTAIDDKLSKRHIDLDPGGYFIIYLDRETSLICAKHFTNIIDDRGLAVDPETGKPIPARGKVERTQSTLFTGRTAKELCVKILEETRPCPVTMLDHAAYLGREFVRAEIALLSDREYVQD; from the coding sequence ATGAGTCAAACCTTAGAAAATCTCACCGCCATCGATGACAAGCTATCCAAACGCCACATCGACCTCGATCCAGGCGGCTACTTCATCATCTATCTCGATCGCGAAACCAGCTTAATTTGTGCCAAACATTTCACCAACATCATCGACGATCGCGGCCTCGCCGTCGATCCCGAAACTGGTAAACCCATCCCCGCCCGCGGCAAAGTAGAACGCACCCAATCCACACTTTTTACCGGCAGAACCGCCAAAGAACTTTGCGTCAAAATCCTAGAAGAAACCCGCCCCTGTCCGGTGACAATGTTAGATCACGCGGCTTATCTGGGACGGGAATTTGTGCGGGCAGAAATCGCATTGTTGAGCGATCGAGAATACGTTCAAGATTAG
- the dcm gene encoding DNA (cytosine-5-)-methyltransferase — protein sequence MKFIDLFSGIGGFRQGFEKIGFECVFSCEINSKCREAYQKNFGEVPFADISNINPADLADFDILVAGFPCQPFSICGKKLGFEDTRGTLFFEICKIIKIKQPKVIVLENVKHLIHHDKGNTLKVIIASLEDLGYRVNYQMLNAKDFGIPQHRERIFIIATQGQPFNFSRLKTQLTPKLREFLDKTGDFEILDKSEYTLIDSPRKQDSGLLFVGYRNKGTWKTGVRPNTEHLSRVHRQPNRIYSVEGVHPTIPSQETSGRFFIYIPEQDMVRKLTLKECYRLMGFPEDFKSYPSAGESYKQIGNSVCVPVVEAIAQEILSQNLLYDEMKGLPREINEYLELAIF from the coding sequence ATGAAATTTATAGATTTGTTTTCAGGAATAGGAGGTTTCAGACAAGGCTTTGAAAAGATAGGCTTTGAATGCGTTTTTTCATGCGAAATTAACAGCAAATGCCGAGAAGCTTACCAGAAAAATTTCGGTGAGGTTCCTTTTGCAGACATCAGTAACATCAATCCAGCCGATTTAGCCGACTTTGATATTTTAGTCGCCGGGTTTCCGTGCCAACCTTTTAGCATTTGCGGAAAAAAGTTGGGTTTTGAAGATACTAGAGGCACGCTATTTTTCGAGATTTGTAAAATTATAAAAATCAAGCAGCCTAAAGTTATCGTTCTCGAAAATGTCAAGCACTTAATCCATCACGACAAGGGAAATACCTTAAAAGTAATTATTGCCAGTCTTGAAGATTTGGGATACAGGGTGAATTACCAAATGCTGAATGCTAAAGACTTTGGAATTCCTCAACATCGTGAAAGAATATTCATTATTGCAACTCAAGGTCAACCATTCAATTTTTCTCGGCTTAAAACCCAGTTGACTCCAAAACTCAGGGAATTTCTAGACAAGACAGGGGATTTTGAAATATTGGACAAATCCGAGTATACTTTAATTGATTCTCCGAGAAAGCAAGATTCGGGACTTTTGTTTGTAGGTTACAGAAATAAAGGTACTTGGAAAACTGGCGTGAGGCCAAATACAGAACATTTATCGAGGGTTCACAGACAGCCTAATCGCATTTATTCGGTAGAGGGAGTGCATCCCACAATTCCTTCGCAAGAAACATCGGGCAGGTTTTTTATCTACATTCCTGAGCAAGATATGGTAAGAAAGTTGACGCTGAAGGAATGTTACCGTCTTATGGGTTTTCCTGAAGATTTTAAAAGTTATCCAAGTGCGGGGGAAAGTTACAAGCAAATTGGGAATTCGGTTTGTGTACCTGTGGTGGAGGCGATCGCGCAAGAAATATTAAGTCAAAATTTATTGTATGATGAAATGAAGGGATTGCCCAGAGAAATAAATGAATATTTAGAGCTTGCTATTTTCTAA
- a CDS encoding aspartate kinase encodes MALIVQKYGGTSVGTVDRILEVARRVVKTAQLGNSLVVVLSAMGKTTDGLVKLAKEISANPNKREMDMLLSTGEQVSIALLSMALQEMGQPAISLTGAQVGIVTEAAHTRARILRIDPNRLQSQLKSGKVVVVAGFQGIADAGELEITTLGRGGSDTTAVALAAALRADRCEIYTDVPGILTTDPRLVADAQLMDEITCDEMLELASLGAKVLHPRAVEIAKNYGVPLVVLSSWSDAPGTRVVSPPPKLRPLEGLELATAVDAVEFDLDQAGVSLLRLPDRPGVAARLFGAIAQQNLDVDLIIQSIHEGNTNDIAFTVTRKSLQQATAVADAIIPALGKNSRAELGEPEVKAEERPIAKVSIAGAGMIGRPRVAAQMFKTLADAGINIQMISTSEVKVSCAIDAEDCDRAVAELCKTFDVANSPIGLRSSSQKPPAVRAVALDINQARLAIRQLPDRPGVAAKLFGLLAEENISVDTIIQSQRCHNIDGILTRDIAFTVAQIDAEAAKNALEKAAPEFGWGEVAVDTQIAKVSVVGSGMVAHPGVAAKMFEALSRQQINIQMIATSEIKISCVVDEGQGVTALKAIHAAFELAGTEKIQVPA; translated from the coding sequence ATGGCACTAATTGTTCAGAAATATGGCGGAACCTCGGTTGGCACAGTCGATCGCATTTTGGAAGTAGCCCGACGAGTAGTAAAAACAGCACAGCTCGGCAACTCTCTCGTTGTCGTACTTTCAGCGATGGGCAAAACCACCGACGGTTTAGTTAAACTCGCCAAGGAAATTTCCGCAAATCCCAACAAGCGGGAAATGGATATGTTGCTCTCCACTGGGGAACAAGTCTCGATCGCACTTTTGAGCATGGCATTGCAGGAAATGGGACAGCCCGCAATTTCCCTCACCGGCGCCCAAGTCGGCATTGTCACCGAAGCCGCCCACACCCGCGCCCGGATTTTGCGAATCGACCCGAATCGGCTCCAGAGCCAGTTAAAAAGCGGTAAAGTCGTTGTGGTTGCTGGTTTCCAAGGTATCGCCGATGCCGGAGAATTGGAAATTACCACTTTGGGCCGTGGCGGTTCCGACACAACCGCAGTAGCCTTGGCTGCAGCCCTGCGGGCCGACAGATGCGAAATTTATACCGACGTGCCCGGAATTCTGACTACAGATCCGCGCTTGGTTGCCGACGCGCAATTGATGGACGAAATCACTTGCGACGAAATGCTGGAATTGGCGAGTTTGGGCGCAAAAGTCCTGCATCCGCGCGCTGTAGAAATTGCCAAGAATTACGGCGTGCCGCTGGTAGTGCTTTCTAGCTGGAGTGACGCCCCCGGTACCCGTGTAGTGTCCCCACCCCCCAAACTTCGGCCTTTGGAGGGTTTGGAGCTCGCAACAGCGGTGGATGCGGTGGAATTTGACTTAGATCAGGCAGGGGTGTCGCTACTGCGTTTGCCCGATCGCCCCGGCGTAGCAGCGCGGTTGTTTGGTGCGATCGCGCAGCAAAACCTCGATGTAGACTTAATTATTCAGTCAATTCATGAAGGAAATACTAACGATATTGCCTTTACAGTGACGCGAAAATCTCTCCAACAAGCTACTGCGGTTGCAGATGCAATTATCCCCGCCCTCGGCAAGAATTCTCGCGCAGAATTGGGAGAACCGGAAGTGAAAGCAGAAGAGCGGCCAATAGCTAAAGTTAGCATTGCGGGTGCGGGAATGATCGGTCGTCCGAGGGTAGCCGCGCAGATGTTTAAGACTTTAGCGGATGCAGGAATTAACATTCAAATGATTTCCACTTCCGAGGTGAAAGTTAGTTGTGCGATCGATGCCGAAGATTGCGATCGGGCAGTTGCCGAACTCTGCAAAACATTTGATGTTGCCAACTCCCCTATTGGGCTGCGTTCATCATCCCAAAAACCGCCCGCAGTCCGCGCCGTTGCGTTGGATATCAATCAAGCGCGTCTAGCAATTCGCCAATTGCCCGATCGCCCCGGAGTAGCAGCAAAACTGTTCGGACTTTTAGCCGAGGAAAATATCAGCGTAGATACAATCATTCAGTCGCAGCGCTGTCACAATATTGACGGCATATTAACTCGCGACATTGCATTCACCGTAGCACAAATTGACGCCGAAGCTGCTAAAAACGCCCTCGAAAAAGCCGCCCCCGAATTTGGATGGGGCGAAGTAGCAGTCGATACACAAATAGCCAAAGTTAGTGTTGTCGGTTCCGGGATGGTAGCGCATCCGGGAGTAGCGGCAAAGATGTTTGAAGCGCTTTCCCGCCAGCAAATCAACATTCAAATGATTGCAACTTCTGAGATTAAAATTAGCTGCGTTGTGGATGAAGGACAAGGAGTAACTGCTTTGAAAGCAATTCACGCAGCCTTTGAACTTGCCGGCACCGAAAAAATCCAAGTTCCCGCCTAA